Proteins encoded in a region of the Paenibacillus sp. W2I17 genome:
- the mmuP gene encoding S-methylmethionine permease encodes MENNNDKGHFQRKMQARHVVMLSLGGVIGTGLFLSSGYTIQQAGPLGTILSYLIGAIVVYLVMLCLGELSVHMPETGAFHSYAAKYIGPATGYTVAWLYWLTWTVALGSEFTAAGLLMQRWFPSVNVWIWSALFALMIFLFNALTVKLFAESEFWFSSVKVVTIVIFIIIGGAAMFGIIPMADSEPAPFLSNITASGWFPHGATAILMTMLAVNFAFSGTELIGIAAGETENPEKTIPKAIHTTLWRLVIFFIGTIIILSALLPMSDASVLESPFVAVMERVGVPYAADIMNFVILTAILSAANSGLYASSRMLWSLADKRTISPWFAKLTKSGVPLNALLISMVGGALALLSSIIAPGTVYITLVSISGLAVVAVWMSISASQYMFRRQYIREGHAVKDLVYRTPFYPVVPIVSFILCLASCIGIAFDPTQRIALYCGVPFIAVCYAAYYLTERVNKKRGQVHDASTTD; translated from the coding sequence ATGGAGAACAACAACGACAAAGGGCATTTCCAGCGGAAAATGCAGGCACGGCATGTGGTCATGCTCTCTCTCGGAGGAGTCATTGGAACGGGATTATTCCTCAGTTCAGGTTACACCATTCAGCAAGCGGGACCACTGGGAACCATTCTGTCCTATCTGATCGGAGCCATTGTTGTATATCTGGTGATGCTCTGTCTTGGTGAACTGTCTGTTCATATGCCAGAGACGGGAGCATTTCATAGTTATGCAGCCAAATATATCGGACCGGCAACAGGCTACACGGTGGCTTGGTTATACTGGTTAACCTGGACTGTTGCGCTTGGCTCCGAATTCACAGCCGCCGGATTGCTGATGCAGCGCTGGTTCCCATCGGTGAACGTATGGATATGGAGCGCCCTCTTTGCACTGATGATCTTTCTGTTTAATGCATTAACGGTGAAATTATTTGCGGAATCCGAGTTCTGGTTCTCATCTGTAAAAGTAGTTACTATCGTAATCTTCATTATCATCGGTGGCGCAGCCATGTTTGGTATCATTCCCATGGCGGATTCGGAACCGGCTCCATTTCTATCGAATATTACCGCATCCGGGTGGTTCCCTCATGGGGCTACAGCGATATTGATGACCATGCTTGCTGTAAACTTTGCCTTCTCAGGCACCGAGTTAATCGGCATTGCCGCCGGTGAGACGGAGAACCCGGAAAAGACGATACCGAAGGCTATTCATACAACGCTGTGGCGTTTGGTTATTTTCTTCATCGGAACGATTATTATCTTGTCGGCCTTGCTGCCCATGTCGGATGCCAGTGTACTGGAAAGTCCGTTTGTAGCGGTAATGGAACGGGTGGGTGTACCCTATGCAGCAGACATTATGAACTTTGTTATTCTGACGGCGATTCTCTCTGCTGCCAATTCAGGCCTATATGCATCTTCACGTATGCTCTGGTCTCTGGCTGACAAAAGAACGATCTCTCCGTGGTTTGCCAAATTGACCAAAAGCGGGGTGCCGCTGAATGCACTTCTGATTAGTATGGTGGGTGGTGCGTTGGCATTGCTGTCCAGTATTATTGCGCCAGGTACGGTGTATATTACGCTGGTTTCCATTTCGGGTCTGGCTGTCGTTGCGGTATGGATGAGTATCAGTGCTTCCCAATACATGTTCCGCAGACAATATATCCGGGAAGGACATGCGGTCAAAGATCTGGTCTACCGCACACCATTCTATCCGGTGGTACCGATTGTTTCATTTATATTATGCCTGGCTTCATGCATAGGTATTGCCTTTGACCCGACACAGCGAATTGCGCTGTATTGTGGGGTTCCGTTTATCGCAGTATGTTACGCTGCTTATTATCTGACAGAACGTGTGAATAAGAAAAGAGGACAAGTACATGACGCAAGCACAACAGACTAA
- the mmuM gene encoding homocysteine S-methyltransferase: MTQAQQTNSIEQILREHPVMILDGALATELEQHGCNLDDPLWSARVLLENPDVIVQVHADYFRAGADCAITSSYQATVDGFSKRGIDEQAALELIRKTVELAAKARDDVWTEVQSDLVGRESSTGQLVGAPSVLSQNVENEENITDRTVDREGDRLRPRPIIAGSVGPYGAYLADGSEYVGHYGVSDETLVAFHRPRMVALLEAGADILAFETIPSLQEAQVLVDLLKEFPHAYAWLSFSLKDGTSISEGTPLEVCAQKFGSDPQIAAIGLNCAPMEVVTEAVGILSRTSDKPVIVYPNSGEVYDAATKTWSGQGTCGSMSDASEQWVAAGAQIIGGCCRTTPHQIGALAKKWRK; the protein is encoded by the coding sequence ATGACGCAAGCACAACAGACTAACTCCATAGAACAGATCCTGCGTGAACATCCGGTCATGATTCTGGATGGAGCGCTGGCAACGGAACTCGAACAGCATGGATGTAATCTGGATGATCCGCTCTGGTCGGCTCGTGTGTTGCTTGAGAATCCGGATGTTATCGTTCAGGTCCATGCAGATTATTTTCGAGCAGGAGCCGATTGTGCGATTACATCCAGTTATCAGGCGACGGTGGATGGCTTCAGCAAGAGAGGGATTGATGAACAGGCAGCATTGGAGCTGATCCGCAAGACGGTGGAGTTGGCTGCAAAGGCGAGAGATGACGTGTGGACAGAAGTGCAGAGTGATTTAGTAGGGAGAGAAAGCTCGACAGGTCAGCTTGTAGGAGCTCCTTCGGTACTTTCCCAGAACGTGGAGAACGAGGAGAATATAACAGATCGTACAGTAGATCGCGAAGGAGATCGTCTTCGTCCACGTCCAATTATTGCCGGGTCCGTTGGACCGTATGGCGCCTATCTGGCGGATGGTTCAGAGTATGTGGGACATTACGGCGTGTCGGATGAGACGCTTGTCGCATTTCATCGTCCGCGTATGGTGGCGCTACTTGAAGCGGGTGCAGATATTCTGGCGTTTGAGACGATTCCTTCCTTGCAGGAAGCACAGGTGCTGGTTGATTTACTGAAGGAGTTTCCTCATGCGTATGCCTGGTTATCTTTTTCTTTAAAAGACGGGACAAGCATCAGCGAGGGCACACCGCTTGAGGTATGTGCACAGAAGTTTGGCTCCGATCCGCAGATTGCGGCGATTGGCCTGAACTGTGCTCCCATGGAAGTGGTGACGGAAGCAGTGGGTATTTTGAGCCGTACCAGCGATAAACCTGTTATTGTGTATCCGAACTCGGGAGAAGTATACGATGCGGCAACGAAGACGTGGAGCGGACAGGGTACATGTGGCAGCATGAGTGATGCTTCGGAACAGTGGGTTGCTGCGGGCGCGCAAATTATTGGCGGCTGCTGCCGTACTACGCCACATCAGATTGGTGCACTTGCGAAGAAATGGCGGAAATAA
- a CDS encoding PQQ-binding-like beta-propeller repeat protein, with protein sequence MSLKRINYWLIASLFIFLAIPSEPALAKDLLQFQWGYDITNDGQSATSSYSIKSVTDAMGNESLLVTKAGKNNDYYIDSVDAKTGELLWSIPTDNEYTLSDDGYMFIFHDNQVSAKHIATGQIRWTASLPGPPEDWRLYSAESGSPGENGSLYVIADSDDLKSSTLYYYDANGNLSRKFKVPYFMQQIHGDVIVGSKFGNHPDLYLISLTTGKKIKTITGGKGYNGIKSLSDGTLLYYNIYKKTITLKGYNSTGQLKWTKQLPYKEYSTELFALKDRFVFVDYKNKRIKLYSSSGKLIAEKAYLPVSYPNMALDGTSLMFKSEKNDEDELELIIMDTSNLNVLYTYKNDEFDLNDERLFLNNTTGLYILSDEGRTLVSTQLIK encoded by the coding sequence ATGAGTTTAAAGCGAATCAACTATTGGCTTATAGCCAGCCTATTCATCTTTCTTGCGATCCCATCCGAGCCAGCTCTGGCTAAAGATCTGCTGCAATTCCAATGGGGGTATGATATTACCAACGACGGACAGAGTGCAACAAGCTCATATTCAATAAAGAGTGTTACGGACGCCATGGGGAATGAAAGTCTGCTCGTAACTAAAGCAGGCAAGAATAATGATTATTATATCGACAGTGTGGATGCCAAAACAGGGGAGCTACTTTGGTCGATTCCAACGGACAACGAGTACACGCTATCCGATGATGGATATATGTTTATTTTCCACGATAATCAAGTCAGTGCCAAGCATATAGCTACGGGCCAGATCCGTTGGACAGCTTCTCTGCCCGGACCGCCAGAAGATTGGAGACTATACTCGGCTGAGTCAGGCAGTCCAGGCGAAAATGGAAGTTTGTATGTGATTGCAGACTCTGATGATTTAAAAAGCAGTACACTCTACTATTACGATGCTAATGGAAATTTAAGTCGAAAGTTCAAGGTTCCATATTTTATGCAACAGATTCATGGTGATGTGATTGTCGGCAGTAAGTTTGGCAATCATCCCGATTTATACTTGATTAGCCTGACAACCGGAAAAAAAATTAAAACGATCACTGGTGGTAAAGGTTACAATGGGATTAAGAGTCTATCTGACGGCACACTACTATATTATAATATCTACAAAAAAACAATAACGCTTAAAGGCTATAACAGCACGGGGCAGCTAAAGTGGACAAAACAACTTCCTTATAAGGAATATTCAACAGAGCTTTTTGCATTGAAAGATCGGTTTGTATTTGTGGATTATAAAAATAAGCGAATCAAGCTATATTCATCTTCAGGTAAATTAATTGCTGAGAAGGCATATCTGCCAGTATCATATCCCAATATGGCTTTGGATGGCACAAGTTTGATGTTTAAATCTGAAAAGAATGACGAAGATGAACTAGAACTAATTATTATGGACACAAGCAACCTGAACGTTTTGTACACCTACAAAAATGACGAATTTGATCTTAATGATGAACGTCTATTTCTCAATAACACAACGGGTCTGTACATCCTAAGCGACGAAGGTCGTACCTTAGTTAGCACTCAGTTAATTAAATAG
- a CDS encoding ABC transporter permease, with translation MAVMSKLSLSYLGKNKVQNLFITLLILLSTLLVCTSIIILANTGNQFNEMHSRTNGSHQILTFDKGLNDPQTVHDWWAAQNGVQISTLLAYQTLSGITFDGTDIPNIYLYMMNTPPPPWDVDKLVFAAGKESSSPAQGSVWIPTSLANSHNIVVGDTIQFKTGSTTLDLAVSAVVVDVPYGAPFTNTARIWMNSTDYQHDFSTLARKEHYMMGIHFDDYSMSSSYWNRYTNEAGAPFLETKMEFESISSFYLIINQIVGFIMIFLGVVMMMIALITIGFTISDAILANYKTIGILKSLGLTSRATIGTYVIQYSLLSIIAVLPGFALSVLVSKFIINISVSSLRTGNSDLPVEGVGAAILVGMLLFILVIVFVIFYAKKARMIEPVQAIRYGMSEDENVAMAKRMNSPLANVASFGRLPISFVIGLRSLIRNSKSSILIILLTSVAASVLVFGYVVLTSITGIDQTAAKWGYDNANIAAVVVNKTTFPRAELQNVLEEDPRIHNVGWQGNITGVIPLDVSSRNTASQSISLYLGVLDGSYEDFGFETLRGNNPERENEISIGVSAAKILNKDLGDLIDIYIEGEKRTFIISGIYQAISNMSLSGRITVQAVRSVNPSYSDIDVAFINAIDPSQAGAIAAQLNEQFKYSASIVTQKTLLDSVYTEAANILIYPMALIGLLFIIVTFMIIFSTCRISIRKENKTYGIYKSIGMTSGSIRSSITLGVVLLSLIGSMFGVIAGVYLLPLLLEKVLSGYGIVQIPLVLNWWGIILFSCLSTLAAAFGSWRSSKVIRQASPRILVIE, from the coding sequence ATGGCGGTCATGTCTAAACTTAGCTTGTCGTATCTGGGTAAAAATAAAGTTCAAAACCTGTTTATTACCCTGCTTATTTTGTTGTCCACACTTCTGGTGTGTACTTCCATCATCATCTTGGCTAATACGGGCAACCAGTTCAATGAGATGCACAGCCGAACCAACGGGTCACATCAGATCTTGACGTTCGACAAAGGGCTGAATGATCCCCAAACGGTACATGACTGGTGGGCCGCCCAGAATGGTGTTCAGATCTCGACTTTACTTGCTTACCAAACTTTATCAGGCATCACTTTTGACGGCACGGATATTCCTAACATTTACCTCTATATGATGAACACCCCGCCGCCTCCTTGGGATGTAGATAAACTCGTATTTGCTGCCGGAAAAGAAAGCTCATCTCCTGCACAAGGTAGCGTATGGATTCCTACGTCCCTGGCGAATAGCCATAACATTGTTGTTGGCGATACCATTCAATTCAAAACCGGCTCAACCACGCTTGACCTCGCTGTATCAGCTGTTGTTGTTGATGTTCCTTATGGCGCACCGTTCACCAATACGGCAAGAATCTGGATGAACAGTACGGATTACCAACATGATTTTAGTACGCTTGCAAGAAAAGAGCATTACATGATGGGCATCCATTTTGACGATTACAGTATGAGTTCCAGTTACTGGAACCGTTATACAAACGAGGCGGGTGCTCCGTTTCTGGAAACCAAAATGGAATTCGAAAGTATTTCATCCTTTTATCTGATTATTAACCAGATCGTCGGTTTTATCATGATTTTCCTAGGAGTTGTCATGATGATGATTGCACTCATCACCATTGGCTTCACCATCTCTGATGCTATTCTGGCTAACTACAAAACGATAGGTATCCTCAAGTCGCTGGGACTCACTTCCCGTGCAACGATCGGCACCTATGTCATTCAATATTCCCTGCTGTCCATCATCGCTGTTCTTCCCGGGTTTGCGCTGAGTGTGTTGGTGTCTAAATTCATCATCAACATCTCCGTATCGTCCCTGCGAACAGGCAATAGTGATCTTCCGGTTGAGGGCGTTGGAGCAGCTATACTTGTAGGTATGCTGTTATTCATCCTTGTGATTGTATTTGTTATATTTTATGCCAAAAAAGCCCGTATGATCGAGCCTGTTCAGGCCATTCGCTACGGTATGTCAGAGGATGAGAACGTAGCCATGGCAAAGCGAATGAATTCACCCCTCGCAAATGTGGCCTCGTTTGGTCGACTGCCTATCTCTTTTGTAATCGGCCTGCGCAGTCTGATCAGAAACAGCAAAAGCTCTATTTTAATAATATTACTGACGTCCGTAGCTGCTTCGGTGCTTGTCTTCGGATATGTTGTGCTGACCAGCATTACCGGAATCGATCAGACTGCCGCTAAATGGGGTTATGACAATGCAAACATTGCTGCTGTAGTGGTGAACAAAACAACGTTTCCCAGAGCAGAGCTGCAAAACGTGCTAGAAGAAGATCCCCGCATCCACAATGTAGGTTGGCAAGGAAACATTACCGGAGTTATTCCCTTAGATGTTTCCTCGCGCAATACAGCCAGTCAGTCTATTAGCCTTTATCTAGGCGTATTAGATGGAAGCTATGAGGATTTCGGCTTCGAGACGTTGAGAGGAAATAACCCTGAACGAGAAAATGAGATTTCAATCGGGGTCAGTGCTGCCAAGATTTTAAACAAGGATCTGGGAGACCTTATCGATATCTACATTGAGGGAGAAAAGCGTACGTTCATCATCTCGGGTATCTATCAAGCGATCTCCAACATGTCGCTATCCGGGAGAATCACCGTTCAAGCGGTCCGAAGTGTAAATCCGAGTTACAGTGATATAGATGTTGCATTTATTAATGCCATCGATCCTTCACAAGCAGGGGCAATTGCAGCCCAGTTAAATGAGCAGTTCAAATACTCTGCATCCATTGTCACGCAAAAAACGCTGCTGGATTCCGTTTATACAGAAGCAGCAAACATTCTCATATATCCCATGGCCCTGATCGGTCTTCTATTCATCATAGTTACGTTTATGATCATCTTCAGTACCTGCCGGATCAGCATTCGCAAAGAAAACAAGACGTACGGCATCTACAAATCGATTGGTATGACATCCGGCAGTATCCGGTCCTCTATTACACTGGGAGTTGTATTGTTATCCCTGATCGGTTCGATGTTTGGCGTTATTGCTGGCGTGTACCTTCTTCCGTTGTTGCTTGAAAAGGTACTCTCGGGATACGGTATCGTACAAATCCCGTTGGTTCTGAATTGGTGGGGGATTATACTATTCTCTTGTCTGAGTACCCTTGCAGCAGCTTTTGGCTCATGGAGATCATCCAAGGTGATTCGTCAGGCATCGCCGCGCATTCTTGTTATTGAATAA
- a CDS encoding ABC transporter ATP-binding protein: MSKKVIIRAQNLCKTYNSGGEQYHAIRNVDLDIYEGEFTVIMGNSGSGKSTLLYLLSGLDQITAGEVYFRDQRIDAYSERQMSDFRTRRIGYIYQSINLVPDLSIKENIALPGYIAGNKTKDIQSRAAELMNAMDIDGQRDRLPSQTSGGQQQRAAIARALINSPDIIFADEPTGSLNMEHGTAVLDILTDLNRKGQSVVMVTHDIKAACRADRLIYILDGKIGGILEFNTYDEHQIQDREAIIFALVTGKE, from the coding sequence TTGTCCAAAAAAGTGATTATCCGTGCACAGAATCTGTGCAAAACGTACAACAGCGGAGGTGAACAATATCATGCCATCCGTAATGTTGATCTCGACATCTATGAAGGAGAATTCACGGTCATCATGGGTAACTCTGGCTCTGGCAAATCAACCCTCTTATATCTGCTAAGCGGACTGGATCAGATTACAGCAGGTGAGGTCTATTTTCGCGACCAGCGGATTGACGCTTACAGTGAACGCCAAATGTCCGACTTCCGCACCCGCCGGATCGGTTATATCTATCAGAGTATCAATCTGGTCCCGGACCTTTCCATCAAAGAGAACATTGCTTTACCGGGATATATTGCTGGAAACAAAACGAAGGACATCCAATCCCGCGCTGCTGAGCTGATGAATGCCATGGATATTGATGGACAGCGTGACCGCCTCCCCTCCCAAACTTCCGGAGGACAGCAACAGCGAGCTGCCATTGCACGGGCTTTGATCAATTCACCAGATATCATTTTTGCGGATGAACCGACCGGAAGCTTAAATATGGAACACGGCACAGCTGTTCTCGATATCCTTACGGATCTCAACCGGAAAGGACAGTCCGTTGTTATGGTGACGCATGATATCAAAGCCGCCTGTCGGGCAGATCGCCTGATCTACATTTTGGACGGCAAGATTGGCGGAATCCTTGAGTTCAACACCTATGACGAACATCAAATTCAGGATCGTGAAGCGATTATCTTCGCTTTGGTTACGGGGAAGGAATAA
- a CDS encoding ATP-binding protein, which produces MSLNSWSKRWLLTTLGLLIIIVSSILALSMMLLQDRNSGESNLSLNQVRLKVNPILLALEQNHQHLNEQNIREDIRSTARETGVLLTYLNLDGKVILSSDPTSEGTQVNLRSALHYDLHHATQAADGNDLLDIAFPVMDGPMGSQIGNAIFSIPQAMVTVQQSMTFPVILISALMLLSLILSLFLFWMKQKLDKHLLSPIHQLKQHAESMLKGNYEEKIQYNRNDELLEVYAMFDLMRTEIKHMSEQRIQQEQAQKELITNISHDIKTPITTIKAYIEAIEEGLCNDQETLMEYMRVMRTHTDKTARLVEDLLVHALQELGQISVETREMYSGPILETMLKPIEHVVLTKGLIYKGPNYIPNVLIAIDPTRIEQVISNLAANALKHTAPGDTIRIDMELESGHLNVTITDSGQGIRVQDMPFVFQRYFRGQASHAEQRVQEGTGLGLSICQSIIEAHGGHISFTSKEGQGTTFRFYLPIC; this is translated from the coding sequence ATGTCATTGAACAGCTGGTCCAAACGCTGGTTGTTAACAACACTTGGGCTTCTCATTATTATCGTTTCAAGTATCCTTGCACTGTCGATGATGCTGTTACAAGATCGAAATTCAGGCGAATCCAATCTGTCCCTGAATCAGGTTCGACTCAAGGTCAATCCGATCTTACTCGCTTTGGAGCAAAATCATCAGCATCTTAATGAACAAAATATTCGTGAAGATATACGTTCCACCGCCAGAGAGACCGGGGTTCTGCTTACCTATCTAAACTTGGATGGAAAAGTCATTCTGTCCTCCGACCCCACCTCTGAAGGGACGCAAGTTAATCTGCGTTCAGCTCTCCATTATGATCTGCATCATGCCACGCAGGCCGCGGACGGTAATGATTTGCTTGATATTGCGTTTCCCGTGATGGACGGACCGATGGGAAGTCAGATCGGCAATGCCATCTTTTCCATCCCCCAAGCCATGGTTACGGTTCAGCAATCGATGACTTTTCCGGTTATATTGATTAGCGCACTCATGCTCCTGTCACTGATTCTGAGCTTATTTCTATTCTGGATGAAACAAAAACTGGACAAACACCTGCTCTCTCCCATCCATCAATTGAAGCAACATGCGGAATCCATGCTTAAAGGCAATTATGAAGAAAAAATCCAGTACAACCGGAACGATGAATTGCTCGAAGTATATGCTATGTTTGATCTCATGCGCACGGAGATTAAACATATGAGCGAGCAGCGTATTCAGCAGGAACAAGCACAAAAAGAACTCATCACCAATATATCTCATGATATTAAAACACCAATTACCACAATAAAAGCATACATAGAAGCTATTGAGGAAGGATTATGCAACGATCAGGAGACGCTGATGGAATATATGAGAGTCATGCGAACCCATACGGATAAAACGGCCCGCCTTGTGGAGGATCTGCTGGTTCATGCACTTCAGGAATTGGGGCAAATTTCGGTGGAAACCCGTGAAATGTACAGCGGGCCTATACTGGAGACGATGTTGAAACCTATTGAACATGTTGTCCTAACAAAGGGGCTTATCTATAAAGGGCCCAACTACATCCCCAATGTGTTAATCGCTATCGACCCCACTCGAATTGAACAGGTGATCTCCAATCTTGCCGCCAATGCCCTCAAGCATACAGCTCCAGGAGACACGATACGTATAGATATGGAACTGGAATCCGGGCACTTGAATGTGACCATCACCGATTCGGGTCAGGGAATACGTGTACAGGACATGCCGTTTGTTTTTCAGCGTTACTTCAGAGGCCAAGCGAGTCATGCAGAACAACGTGTTCAGGAAGGTACGGGGCTGGGCCTTTCTATATGCCAAAGCATTATTGAAGCACACGGAGGTCATATTTCCTTTACTAGTAAAGAAGGGCAAGGTACTACCTTCCGGTTCTATCTGCCGATCTGCTGA
- a CDS encoding response regulator transcription factor codes for MLTHQRKVLIIEDESDISRILRDYLTKNQYEAAVAATGQDGLQIMELIQPDYIILDIMLPDMDGIEVCREIRRRNNIPILILSARGSDTDKVLGLGFGADDYMTKPFSLSELLARINAHFRRYDSMTSVGDRTDLLHLGNLVIDKKAYKVTLNGLEVSLSAKEFELLHYLASHKNQVFSKAQLLDAIWGYATYGDENTVTVYIRRLREKIEADASHPTVLKTVWGVGYKFNYE; via the coding sequence ATGCTAACCCACCAGCGCAAAGTCCTCATCATCGAGGATGAATCAGATATTTCGCGCATTCTGCGAGATTATTTAACCAAAAATCAATATGAAGCCGCCGTGGCAGCCACTGGACAAGACGGACTTCAGATTATGGAGCTTATTCAACCAGACTACATCATTTTAGATATCATGCTTCCGGACATGGACGGGATCGAGGTCTGTCGAGAGATCAGAAGGCGCAATAATATCCCCATCCTCATTCTAAGTGCCAGAGGCAGTGATACCGATAAGGTACTTGGTCTTGGCTTTGGAGCAGACGACTATATGACCAAGCCCTTCTCGCTGAGCGAACTGTTAGCACGGATTAATGCCCACTTCAGGCGTTATGACAGCATGACATCCGTTGGAGACAGAACAGATCTACTGCATCTTGGAAACCTGGTGATTGATAAAAAAGCCTATAAAGTTACATTGAACGGATTGGAAGTTTCTCTGTCTGCCAAGGAATTCGAATTACTTCATTACTTGGCAAGCCATAAGAATCAGGTATTCTCCAAAGCCCAGTTGCTCGACGCCATCTGGGGATATGCAACCTACGGCGATGAAAATACCGTAACCGTATACATTCGCAGACTGCGTGAAAAAATTGAGGCAGATGCCTCGCATCCGACCGTTCTGAAGACCGTATGGGGTGTCGGTTACAAATTCAATTACGAATAA
- a CDS encoding AraC family transcriptional regulator → MDTLETSVLICDYSYHYKAFTHNMKGELQTYLFRLQTEGSCKVYVQDKEFRMTSGDLLLLKPGDDYHLVVDEPHKEGRLSSGDYYLFCEGSWIENWWKRQHRSTVSRIGLDDKLISLWRNMLLEKRRGPLEENAEIKDALLRGLCLYIDRAIKENIQTDRAVSSALKLKRFIEEHATVTFKLDEAARYAGLSLSRAVRLFKEHYNQTMIQYAIEIRLNAALERMKYSEMTLEHIAESCGFASYSYFHRVFRAHFGVSPAEYLKSRQHEPIDDLEHV, encoded by the coding sequence TTGGATACGTTAGAGACATCTGTACTGATCTGTGACTACTCATACCACTATAAGGCGTTCACTCATAATATGAAGGGCGAGCTGCAAACCTATCTGTTCCGTCTGCAGACCGAAGGCTCGTGCAAAGTGTATGTACAGGATAAAGAATTCAGGATGACTAGCGGGGACTTGCTGCTCTTAAAGCCTGGTGACGACTATCATCTCGTGGTCGATGAACCACATAAGGAAGGACGCTTGTCCAGCGGAGATTATTATCTGTTCTGCGAGGGCAGCTGGATCGAGAACTGGTGGAAAAGGCAGCATCGATCTACCGTGAGCCGAATTGGACTTGATGATAAACTCATCAGCCTGTGGAGAAATATGTTACTTGAGAAACGTCGCGGACCTCTTGAGGAAAATGCGGAGATAAAGGATGCGTTACTGCGCGGATTATGTCTGTATATCGACCGGGCAATTAAAGAGAATATTCAGACCGATCGGGCAGTTTCCTCTGCGCTGAAGTTAAAACGTTTTATTGAGGAGCATGCCACGGTTACGTTCAAGCTTGATGAAGCGGCACGTTATGCAGGCCTCAGCCTGTCACGTGCAGTCCGTTTATTTAAGGAGCACTACAATCAGACCATGATTCAATATGCGATTGAGATCCGTCTGAATGCGGCGCTGGAACGAATGAAATACAGTGAGATGACACTGGAGCATATTGCCGAATCCTGCGGTTTTGCAAGTTACTCCTATTTCCACCGGGTATTCCGGGCACACTTCGGTGTGTCTCCGGCGGAGTATCTCAAATCCAGACAGCATGAGCCTATCGATGACCTGGAACATGTATGA
- a CDS encoding sugar phosphate isomerase/epimerase encodes MKKLNIGLQLFTLRDETAADFRGTLRKVAALGYEGVEFAGYGDIPAEEMKALLDELGLKGFSSHVSLHAMREDLQKQIDYLKTIGAQYIICPYLMPEDRPENAEGWTKLFAELQQYGAEAAKQGLIFGYHNHDFEFHGQVGDANAFDAMFAQTSPEAVKVEMDVCWVQFAGQNPIEYINKYAGRLPLLHLKDFSKDEQGQMKTLELGQGSVDLPAVIEGATNAGVEWLIVEQDVCQNPPLESVSNSYNWLKENYLNQF; translated from the coding sequence ATGAAAAAACTTAATATTGGTTTGCAATTGTTTACACTCCGTGATGAAACTGCAGCAGATTTTCGTGGTACGTTGCGTAAGGTAGCGGCCCTTGGATATGAAGGTGTGGAGTTTGCCGGATATGGTGATATTCCAGCTGAGGAAATGAAAGCGCTACTAGATGAACTTGGACTGAAAGGATTCAGCAGCCACGTTTCACTACATGCGATGCGCGAAGACTTGCAAAAACAAATCGATTACCTGAAAACAATTGGTGCACAATATATCATTTGCCCTTACCTGATGCCAGAAGATCGTCCTGAGAATGCAGAAGGTTGGACCAAGCTATTCGCTGAGTTACAACAATATGGAGCTGAAGCAGCGAAACAAGGATTGATCTTCGGATACCATAACCATGATTTTGAATTCCATGGTCAGGTTGGCGATGCTAATGCTTTTGATGCTATGTTCGCTCAAACATCACCGGAAGCGGTAAAAGTGGAAATGGACGTATGTTGGGTACAATTTGCGGGACAAAATCCGATCGAGTATATTAATAAATATGCGGGTCGCTTGCCGCTGCTTCATCTGAAGGACTTCAGCAAAGACGAACAGGGCCAGATGAAAACACTGGAATTGGGACAAGGTTCGGTTGACCTGCCAGCTGTTATTGAAGGGGCTACGAATGCAGGCGTGGAATGGCTGATCGTGGAACAAGACGTATGTCAGAACCCTCCGCTTGAGAGCGTATCCAATAGCTACAACTGGTTGAAAGAAAACTACCTGAACCAATTCTAA